The following proteins come from a genomic window of Campylobacter coli 76339:
- a CDS encoding Aspartate ammonia-lyase: MGTRKEHDFIGELEISDEVYYGVQTFRAVENFNISHERLKDFPRFVRALARVKKAAAMANYELGLLDKNIQDAIIKACDKILEGGYYDQFVVDMIQGGAGTSTNMNANEVIANIGLELMGHKKGEYQYLHPNDHVNLSQSTNDAYPTALHLALHDYLSDLAKAMEHLKKAYERKAEEFKDVLKMGRTQLQDAVPMTLGREFKTFAVMIGEDIQRVLEARKLILEINLGGTAIGTGINSHPDYPKIVEGKIREVTGFEYTVAEDLIEATQDTGAYVQISGVLKRVATKLSKVCNDLRLLSSGPKCGLNEINLPKMQPGSSIMPGKVNPVIPEVVNQVCYAVIGADVTVTFASEGGQLQLNVFEPVIAYSLFNSIVMLEKAMYTLADKCIDGISANEKICSDFVYNSVGIVTALNPYIGYENSASIAKEAMSTGKRVADIALERGLLSKEQIDEILTPANMLNPHMEAKK; encoded by the coding sequence ATGGGAACAAGAAAAGAACACGATTTTATCGGGGAATTAGAAATTTCTGATGAGGTTTATTATGGGGTGCAAACCTTTAGAGCAGTAGAAAATTTTAATATTTCACACGAGAGATTAAAAGACTTTCCTCGTTTTGTTAGAGCTTTAGCAAGGGTTAAAAAAGCAGCCGCTATGGCAAATTACGAGTTAGGCCTTTTAGATAAAAATATCCAAGACGCTATTATTAAGGCTTGTGACAAAATTTTAGAGGGCGGATATTATGATCAATTTGTAGTCGATATGATACAAGGTGGAGCTGGAACAAGTACAAATATGAACGCTAATGAAGTTATAGCTAATATAGGGCTTGAGCTTATGGGACACAAAAAGGGCGAGTATCAATACCTTCATCCAAACGATCATGTTAATTTAAGCCAAAGTACAAATGATGCTTATCCTACCGCTTTACACCTTGCTTTACATGATTATTTAAGTGATCTGGCAAAAGCTATGGAACACCTTAAAAAAGCTTACGAAAGAAAAGCTGAGGAATTTAAAGATGTGCTCAAAATGGGTAGAACTCAGCTTCAAGATGCTGTGCCTATGACTTTAGGTCGTGAGTTTAAAACTTTTGCTGTAATGATAGGAGAAGATATACAAAGAGTTCTAGAAGCTAGAAAATTGATTTTAGAAATCAATTTAGGGGGAACGGCTATAGGAACAGGTATTAATTCTCATCCTGATTATCCAAAAATAGTAGAAGGAAAAATAAGGGAAGTGACCGGCTTTGAATACACCGTAGCAGAGGATCTTATCGAAGCAACTCAAGATACAGGTGCTTATGTCCAAATTTCAGGTGTTTTAAAACGCGTTGCAACAAAACTTTCTAAAGTATGTAATGACTTAAGACTTTTAAGCAGTGGTCCAAAATGCGGTCTTAATGAAATTAATTTACCAAAAATGCAACCAGGCAGTTCTATTATGCCAGGTAAAGTAAATCCTGTTATCCCTGAGGTTGTAAATCAAGTTTGTTATGCTGTAATTGGAGCGGATGTGACTGTTACTTTTGCAAGCGAGGGCGGACAATTACAACTTAATGTTTTTGAACCTGTGATCGCATATAGTTTATTTAATTCTATTGTTATGCTTGAAAAAGCAATGTATACCTTAGCAGATAAATGTATCGATGGTATTAGCGCTAATGAAAAAATTTGTTCTGACTTTGTTTATAACTCAGTAGGAATCGTAACTGCTTTAAATCCTTACATAGGCTATGAAAATTCAGCAAGTATTGCTAAAGAGGCGATGAGCACAGGCAAAAGAGTAGCTGATATTGCGCTCGAAAGAGGACTTTTAAGTAAGGAGCAAATCGATGAAATTCTAACTCCTGCAAATATGTTAAATCCACATATGGAAGCTAAAAAATAG
- a CDS encoding Anaerobic C4-dicarboxylate transporter DcuB, with the protein MDIMIILQIIVLLGAIFIGIRLGGIAIGYAGGLGVVVLGLVLGMKPGNIPWDVILIIAAAIAAISAMQQAGGLDYMVRVTEKILRSKPRFINYLAPACGWLLTILAGTGNAVFSLMPVVVDVAKSQNIKPSAPLSLMVVSSQIGITASPVSAAVVYMSGVLEPLGWNYPTLIGIWISTTFIACMITAFIVSLITPMDLSKDAVYQERLKAGLVKDAGAILHSEDKPGAKLSVGIFLITVLAVVFYATAISSNIKWIDPVVVPRDAAIMSFLLTAATLITWLCKVEPSKILDTSVFKSGMTACVCVFGVAWLGNTFVAGHEASIKEVAGEWVKQTPAMLAVAFFFASMLLYSQAATAKAIVPVIVTALGISAANPQDSYMLVACFAAVSALFVLPTYPTLLGAVQMDDTGTTRIGKFIFNHSFFIPGVLAIAIAVALGFVIAPMLI; encoded by the coding sequence ATGGATATAATGATAATTTTGCAAATAATCGTTCTCCTTGGAGCAATTTTTATAGGAATTCGCCTAGGAGGTATAGCTATAGGCTATGCAGGTGGACTTGGTGTTGTTGTATTAGGACTTGTTTTAGGGATGAAACCAGGAAATATTCCTTGGGATGTAATCTTAATCATAGCTGCAGCCATTGCAGCTATTTCTGCGATGCAACAAGCAGGTGGGCTTGATTATATGGTAAGGGTTACGGAAAAAATTTTAAGATCTAAGCCTAGATTTATTAATTATCTTGCTCCAGCTTGTGGATGGTTGCTTACCATCTTAGCAGGAACAGGAAATGCTGTATTTTCTTTAATGCCTGTTGTAGTTGATGTAGCAAAGTCTCAAAATATTAAACCAAGCGCCCCGCTTTCGTTGATGGTTGTATCCTCACAGATCGGTATTACTGCATCTCCTGTAAGTGCAGCTGTGGTTTATATGAGTGGGGTTTTAGAGCCACTAGGATGGAATTATCCAACTTTAATCGGAATTTGGATAAGTACTACTTTTATAGCTTGTATGATAACAGCTTTTATAGTAAGCTTGATCACACCTATGGATTTAAGTAAAGATGCAGTTTATCAAGAACGCTTAAAAGCAGGTCTTGTTAAAGATGCAGGCGCTATCTTACATAGTGAAGATAAACCAGGCGCTAAGCTTTCGGTAGGAATTTTTCTTATCACTGTTTTAGCGGTTGTATTTTACGCAACTGCGATTTCAAGCAATATTAAATGGATTGATCCGGTTGTAGTTCCAAGAGATGCGGCTATCATGAGCTTTTTGCTTACCGCGGCAACTTTGATTACTTGGCTTTGTAAGGTTGAACCAAGCAAAATTCTTGATACAAGCGTATTTAAAAGTGGTATGACTGCCTGTGTTTGTGTTTTTGGTGTAGCATGGCTTGGAAACACTTTTGTTGCAGGACATGAAGCTTCTATTAAAGAAGTGGCAGGTGAATGGGTAAAACAAACCCCAGCTATGCTTGCGGTGGCTTTTTTCTTTGCAAGTATGCTTTTATATTCTCAAGCGGCAACTGCAAAGGCTATTGTGCCTGTAATTGTTACTGCTTTAGGAATTAGTGCAGCAAATCCGCAGGATTCTTATATGCTTGTAGCTTGTTTTGCAGCGGTTTCAGCGCTTTTTGTACTTCCAACTTATCCTACCTTATTAGGCGCTGTACAAATGGATGATACAGGTACTACTAGAATTGGAAAATTTATTTTCAATCACTCTTTCTTTATACCAGGAGTTTTAGCTATCGCAATTGCTGTAGCTTTAGGTTTCGTAATCGCTCCTATGCTAATATAA